Proteins co-encoded in one Drosophila biarmipes strain raj3 unplaced genomic scaffold, RU_DBia_V1.1 ptg000017l, whole genome shotgun sequence genomic window:
- the LOC108035834 gene encoding uncharacterized protein LOC108035834 isoform X2, producing the protein MSLLSNFQKSLRRYRIRIAEVIPSGRNVPLWRHFSESLRRHFQKSLGRYYQSHFKTPTILRNLKSEDHMIKWKRFRKSSFMIGGSRHPKNVEFRIFWLEIYDVCWNLACCLNRLPHGFEMIATNFTSGWGGAPGASVHLWP; encoded by the exons atgtcacttctaagtaacttccagaagtcacttcggcgatataggattcggatcgcggaagtcatcccgtcgggaagaaatgtgccactttggcggcacttctcggagtcacttcggcgacacttccagaagtcacttggGCGATATTACCAAAGCCACTTCAAGACTCCCACCATACTGCGGAACCTCAAATCGGAAGACCACATGATTAAATGGAAg AGGTTCCGCAAAAGCTCTTTTATGATAGGGGGGAGCCGACATCCGAAGAACGTGGAATTTCGTATATTTTGGCTTGAAATCTATGATGTCTGCTGGAATCTCGCATGCTGCCTTAACCGTTTGCCACATGGATTCGAAATGATCGCGACGAATTTCACAAGCGGTTGGGGTGGAGCCCCTGGAGCCAGCGTTCACCTGTGGCCATAA
- the LOC108035834 gene encoding uncharacterized protein LOC108035834 isoform X1, with the protein MSLLSNFQKSLRRYRIRIAEVIPSGRNVPLWRHFSESLRRHFQKSLGRYYQSHFKTPTILRNLKSEDHMIKWKRFRKSSFMIGGSRHPKNVEFRIFWLEIYDVCWTLACCLNRLPHGFEMIATNFTSGWGGAPGASVHLWP; encoded by the exons atgtcacttctaagtaacttccagaagtcacttcggcgatataggattcggatcgcggaagtcatcccgtcgggaagaaatgtgccactttggcggcacttctcggagtcacttcggcgacacttccagaagtcacttggGCGATATTACCAAAGCCACTTCAAGACTCCCACCATACTGCGGAACCTCAAATCGGAAGACCATATGATTAAATGGAAg AGGTTCCGCAAAAGCTCTTTTATGATAGGAGGGAGCCGACATCCGAAGAACGTGGAATTTCGTATATTTTGGCTTGAAATCTATGATGTCTGCTGGACTCTCGCATGCTGCCTTAACCGTTTGCCACATGGATTCGAAATGATCGCGACGAACTTTACAAGCGGTTGGGGTGGAGCCCCTGGAGCCAGCGTTCACCTGTGGCCATAA
- the LOC122818545 gene encoding uncharacterized protein LOC122818545 — translation MSLLSNFQKSLRRYRIRIAEVIPSGRNVPLWRHFSESLRQHFQKSLGRYYQSHFKTPTILRNLKSEDHMIKWKRFRKSSFMIGGSRHPKNVEFRIFWLEIYDVCWNLACCLNRLPHGFEMIATNFTSGWGGAPGASVHLWP, via the exons atgtcacttctaagtaacttccagaagtcacttcggcgatataggattcggatcgcggaagtcatcccgtcgggaagaaatgtgccactttggcggcacttctcggagtcacttcggcaacacttccagaagtcacttggGCGATATTACCAAAGCCACTTCAAGACTCCCACCATACTGCGGAACCTCAAATCGGAAGACCACATGATTAAATGGAAg AGGTTCCGCAAAAGCTCTTTTATGATAGGAGGGAGCCGACATCCGAAGAACGTGGAATTTCGTATATTTTGGCTTGAAATCTATGATGTCTGCTGGAATCTCGCATGCTGCCTTAACCGTTTGCCACATGGATTCGAAATGATCGCGACGAATTTCACAAGCGGTTGGGGTGGAGCCCCTGGAGCCAGCGTTCACCTGTGGCCATAA
- the LOC108035834 gene encoding uncharacterized protein LOC108035834 isoform X3 gives MSLLSNFQKSLRRYRIRIAEVIPSGRNVPLWRHFSESLRRHFQKSLGRYYQSHFKTPTILRNLKSEDHMIKWKRFRKSSFMIGGSRHPKNVEFRIFWLEIYDVCWTLACCLNRLPHGFEMIATNFTSGWGGAPGASVHLWP, from the exons atgtcacttctaagtaacttccagaagtcacttcggcgatataggattcggatcgcggaagtcatcccgtcgggaagaaatgtgccactttggcggcacttctcggagtcacttcggcgacacttccagaagtcacttggGCGATATTACCAAAGCCACTTCAAGACTCCCACCATACTGCGGAACCTCAAATCGGAAGACCACATGATTAAATGGAAg AGGTTCCGCAAAAGCTCTTTTATGATAGGAGGGAGCCGACATCCGAAGAACGTGGAATTTCGTATATTTTGGCTTGAAATCTATGATGTCTGCTGGACTCTCGCATGCTGCCTTAACCGTTTGCCACATGGATTCGAAATGATCGCGACGAACTTTACAAGCGGTTGGGGTGGAGCCCCTGGAGCCAGCGTTCACCTGTGGCCATAA